CCGCGACGGCCAAGTTCGTGCGCACTTCCCCGATGAAGGCCCGCCGCGTGCTGGCCCTCGTCCGCGGCAAGTCCGTTGCTGAGGCCCTCGCCATTCTGAAGTACGCACCGCAGGCAGCTGCTAAGCCGGTTGCCAAGGTCATCGCTTCCGCGGCGGCCAACGCCGAGAACAACTTCGGCCTTGACCCGCGCACGCTCGTCATCGCCGAGTGCTACGCAAACGAGGGCCCGACCATGCGCCGCTACCAGCCGCGCGCTCAGGGCCGTGCCTTCCAGATCCGGAAGCGCACCTCCCACATCACTGTTGTTGTCGAGTCCAAGGAAGGGGCAAAGTAATGGGTCAGAAAATCCACCCCCACGGCCTTCGCCTGGGTATTACGGCTGACTGGAAGTCCCACTGGTACGCCGACAAGAACTACGCCGACTACGTCGCCGAGGACATCAAGATCCGCGAGTACCTGGCGAAGAACCTCGAGCGCGCCGGCATCGCCGACGTTGTCATCGAGCGCACCCGCGATCGCGTCCGCGTTGACATTCACACCGCCCGCCCGGGCATCGTGATTGGCCGCCGCGGTGCTGAGGCTGACCGTATCCGCCGCGAGCTGGAGAAGCTCACCGGCAAGATGGTCGCCCTCAACATCCTCGAGGTCAAGAACGTCGACGCTAACGCGGCACTCGTCGCACAGTCTGTGGCTGAGCAGCTGGTCAACCGTGTGGCATTCCGCCGCGCGATGCGTAAGGCTATCCAGTCCGCGATGCGCAACCCGCAGGTCAAGGGCATCAAGGTGATGTGCTCTGGCCGTCTGGGTGGCGCTGAGATGTCCCGTGTTGAGCGTTACCACGAGGGCCGTGTGCCGCTGCACACGCTCCGCGCTGAGATCGACTACGGCACGGCTGAAGCACACACCACCTTCGGCGTCATCGGCGTCAAGGTGTGGATCTACAAGGGCGATGTCGTCGGCGGTGTCCGCGAGTCCGAGCTCAACGCTCCGGCTGCAGACCGCCGTGGCCGCGGTGACCGCGACCGCCGCCCGCGCCGCGGTGGCCAGCGCCGCCAGCGTGCAGAGCAGAAGCAGGAGGGCTAATCCATGCTGATTCCTAAGCGCGTGAAGTACCGCCGCCAGCACCGTCCGACCCGTTCCGGCGTGTCCAAGGGTGGCAACAAGATCAACTTCGGTGATTACGGCCTGCAGGCTCTTGAGCCGGCCTACATCACCAACCGCCAGATCGAGTCCGCTCGTATTGCGATCAACCGCCACGTCAAGCGTGGCCGCAAGGTCTGGATCAACATCTTCCCGGACCGCCCGCTGACCCAGAAGCCGCTCGGTGTGCGTATGGGTTCCGGTAAGGGCCCGGTTGAGAAGTGGGTGGCTAACGTGAAGCCTGGCCGCATCCTCTTCGAGATGTCCTACCCGAACGAGGAGACCGCTATGGAGGCTCTGCGCCGCGCTGGCGCGAAGCTGCCGTGCAAGACCCGCGTGATCAAGAAGGAGGACCAGTTCTAATGGCTGCCGGTACCCCCGCATCTGAATTCCGCGAGCTCACCGACGATGAGCTGCGCACCCGCCTGACCGAGGCGAAGGAAGAGCTGTTCAACCTGCGCTTCCAGCTCGCCACCGGTCAGCTGACCAACAACCGCCGCATCTCCACCGTGAAGCGCGACATTGCTCGCATCTACACCGTGCTGCGCGAGCGCGAGCTCGGCCTGTCTGTCGTCCCGGGAGCTGAGGCATAACCATGACTGAGGCAAACGTGACTGAGAACCAGACTGAGACCACTGCTGCTGGCAAGGGTCCGAAGAACACCCCGAAGCAGCCGAAGGAAAAGGGCCTGCAGAAGCGCCGCCGCGGCTACGTCGTGTCCGACAAGATGGACAAGACCATCGTGGTCGAGGTGGAGGACCGCAAGTCCCACCCGCTGTACGGCAAGATCGTGCGCACCACCAAGCGTGTGAAGGCTCACGATGAGACGAACTCCGCTGGCATCGGCGATCTCGTCCGCATCGAGGAGACCCGCCCGCTGTCCAAGGACAAGCACTTCCGCCTCGTCGAGATCATCGAGAAGGCCCGCTAGGAGCTTCTCGCTTTACGACGATCGTTGGCAAGCAACCCGCCCCATCCAGGAAAATCCTGGGTGGCGGCGGGTTTCGCCTTTTTCTGCGCCTGTGCTCGGCGTAAAATTTTTTCCCATGTGCGGAATCGTTGGATATGTCGGTCCTGAGCAGGGGGAACGCGACGCCAAGGCAGTGATCATTGAGGGCCTTCGCCGGCTGGAGTACCGCGGCTACGACTCAGCCGGTGTGGCCGTGGTGGCCCGGGGCGGCATTGAGTGCCGCAAGAAGGCGGGCAAGGTCGCGGACCTGGAGGCGGAAATCGCGGCCAACCCGCTGGACCCCTCCAACCTGGGCATCGGGCACACCCGCTGGGCAACGCACGGCGGGCCGACGGATGCGAACGCGCACCCGCACGTAGTGGGCAAGCTTGCTGTGGTGCACAACGGCATCATCGAGAACTTTGCGCAGCTGAAGGCAGAGCTGACGGAGAAGGGTTACGCCTTCAAGTCGGACACCGACACCGAGGTGGCCGGTGCCCTCCTGCTGGACACGTACAAGTCGCTCGACGGCTCAGCGGACAGCGGCGATCTCACTCGCGCAATGCAGCTCACCGCCCAGCGCCTCGAGGGCGCATTTACCCTGCTGGCCATCCACGCGGATCACCCGGACCGGATTGTCGCGGCGCGGTGGAACTCCCCGCTGGTCATCGGCGCAGGTGAGGGGGAGAACTTCCTCAGCTCCGACGTGAGCGGCTTCATCGAGTTCACGCGCGACGCGGTTGAACTGGACAACGGCCAGGTGGTCACCCTCACCGCGGACGGGTACGACGTGACCACGTTCGACGGCGAAGCTGCGGAAGGCAAGCCGTTCCGCGTGGAGTGGGACATCACCGCCGCGGAGAAGGGCGGCTTCAACTCCTTCATGGAGAAGGAGATCTTCGACCAGCCGGCCGCGGTGCGCGACACGCTGTACGGCCGCTTCGACGAGGATGGCGCGTTGGTTTTGGATGAGCTGCGCATCGACCCGTCGCTTTTGCGCTCCATTAACAAGATCATCATCGTGGCGTGCGGTACCGCCGCCTACGCGGGCCAGGTTGCGCGTTACGCCATCGAGCACTGGTGCCGCATCCCTACGGAAGTGGAGCTGGCGCACGAGTTCCGCTACCGCGACCCGATTGTCACGGAGCAGACCCTGGTTGTGGCGGTGTCCCAGTCCGGCGAGACGATGGACACCCTCATGGCGGTGCGCCACGCCCGCGAGCAGGGCGCCAAGGTGATCGCCATCTGCAACACCGTGGGTGCCTCCATCCCGCGTGAGGCAGATGCTGTGCTGTACACCTACGCCGGCCCGGAGATCGCCGTCGCGTCCACCAAGGCCTTCATCTCCCAGATTGTCGCCGCCTACCTGCTGGCGCTGTACCTGGCGCAGGTGCGTGGCAACAAGTACGCGGACGAGATCCGCACCATCATCGAAGAGCTGCAGGAAATGCCGGACAAGATCCAGCAACTGCTGGACAACGCAGGTCAGATCCAGGACCT
Above is a genomic segment from Corynebacterium sp. CNCTC7651 containing:
- the rplV gene encoding 50S ribosomal protein L22 — its product is MADTITTASATAKFVRTSPMKARRVLALVRGKSVAEALAILKYAPQAAAKPVAKVIASAAANAENNFGLDPRTLVIAECYANEGPTMRRYQPRAQGRAFQIRKRTSHITVVVESKEGAK
- the rpmC gene encoding 50S ribosomal protein L29 encodes the protein MAAGTPASEFRELTDDELRTRLTEAKEELFNLRFQLATGQLTNNRRISTVKRDIARIYTVLRERELGLSVVPGAEA
- the glmS gene encoding glutamine--fructose-6-phosphate transaminase (isomerizing), whose protein sequence is MCGIVGYVGPEQGERDAKAVIIEGLRRLEYRGYDSAGVAVVARGGIECRKKAGKVADLEAEIAANPLDPSNLGIGHTRWATHGGPTDANAHPHVVGKLAVVHNGIIENFAQLKAELTEKGYAFKSDTDTEVAGALLLDTYKSLDGSADSGDLTRAMQLTAQRLEGAFTLLAIHADHPDRIVAARWNSPLVIGAGEGENFLSSDVSGFIEFTRDAVELDNGQVVTLTADGYDVTTFDGEAAEGKPFRVEWDITAAEKGGFNSFMEKEIFDQPAAVRDTLYGRFDEDGALVLDELRIDPSLLRSINKIIIVACGTAAYAGQVARYAIEHWCRIPTEVELAHEFRYRDPIVTEQTLVVAVSQSGETMDTLMAVRHAREQGAKVIAICNTVGASIPREADAVLYTYAGPEIAVASTKAFISQIVAAYLLALYLAQVRGNKYADEIRTIIEELQEMPDKIQQLLDNAGQIQDLGRELADSKSVLFLGRHVGFPVALEGALKLKEVAYLHSEGFAAGELKHGPIALVEDGQPVFVIVPSKRSRYNLHAKVVSNIQEVRARGAVTVVIAEEGDHDVEAYANHIIRIPESAGLMQPLLSTIPLQLFACSVAEARGLNVDQPRNLAKSVTVE
- the rplP gene encoding 50S ribosomal protein L16; the protein is MLIPKRVKYRRQHRPTRSGVSKGGNKINFGDYGLQALEPAYITNRQIESARIAINRHVKRGRKVWINIFPDRPLTQKPLGVRMGSGKGPVEKWVANVKPGRILFEMSYPNEETAMEALRRAGAKLPCKTRVIKKEDQF
- the rpsC gene encoding 30S ribosomal protein S3, translating into MGQKIHPHGLRLGITADWKSHWYADKNYADYVAEDIKIREYLAKNLERAGIADVVIERTRDRVRVDIHTARPGIVIGRRGAEADRIRRELEKLTGKMVALNILEVKNVDANAALVAQSVAEQLVNRVAFRRAMRKAIQSAMRNPQVKGIKVMCSGRLGGAEMSRVERYHEGRVPLHTLRAEIDYGTAEAHTTFGVIGVKVWIYKGDVVGGVRESELNAPAADRRGRGDRDRRPRRGGQRRQRAEQKQEG
- the rpsQ gene encoding 30S ribosomal protein S17, giving the protein MTEANVTENQTETTAAGKGPKNTPKQPKEKGLQKRRRGYVVSDKMDKTIVVEVEDRKSHPLYGKIVRTTKRVKAHDETNSAGIGDLVRIEETRPLSKDKHFRLVEIIEKAR